The Rosa rugosa chromosome 1, drRosRugo1.1, whole genome shotgun sequence genomic sequence TCTGGACCTCTTCACCCAGAATCAGTATGAATAGGTTGATAATAGGTAACTGGCCGCAATTTAGAGGCCGGCGACACACTCGGGTGGGGGTTTTGGGTACCGGGATCTGTCGGAGCAGTAATCGTAGATCATGTGGTTCATACGAACCCACTTGTATCTTCTATATTCAAGGGCATTGAGTGCTTGGTAAGCAGTGCCTTCCCACCAGTTATTAGTGCTTGAGGCACAATTAGCTGGTCCTGGCACAGAGCATCCTTCGATATCAAAGTCCTTGTAATAAGCAAAGAACGGGGCTTTGCTCCAGTTTATCTTCTCAAGCCCTCCTCTTGTTGCCCAATCATCAGCTTCCCACAATGTTGAGAACACCCCCATGGGTTGGAGCTTTGGGTATGGGATTCCTTTAGCTTCATTGTTCTTGTACAGCCTGATAGGCACATCATCTACATAGAAGCTGCACCACCAAAAATGACGTGGAGACCACTTAGATAAccagaaattaaaaaacaaaaacaaaattttacCATCTATAATGTGGTAATTTTCTCTTGCCACGCACTCTCACATCTGCTAGACTGCGTGGTCTTCATTTAGAATTTAACAGGTCAGATATCTAATAAGAAACCATTTGTCGGTTCTTGTTAGCTTACACAATATGGTGATGGTTCCAGAGAATTGTGTAAGTGTGGAAATCTGCAGCAGGGTCAAACCAGAGGTTCACCCTTTGCTCCCTGTTACCCTGTCCATGAGCATAGATATTGGTCTGGACTGTGTAAGGCTGTCCAGTCCTGTTCCCCAAGAACTCAAAATCAAGCTCATCACGTACTGTATCTGTGTCCGAGTTCATCTGCCAATAACAAACACAGTGACAACAAATAAGGAAAAGTTAAATTAAAAAAGCCCAAGAAAACCCAGAATTTCATTTGGATTTTGATAAGGGGAATATACTTACATAGAAAGCGGTGACAGTTCCGGCAGAGTCACCGGGAATGAGCTTGATCTTCATGCTCACACGGCCAAACAAGTACTTGTGTTTGGAGGAAAAGCCACAACCTGAAATGTTGTTAGGGAaaattaataatattattaataataaaaaataatatatcaaGTTGACCTGAAAAGTATCTTACCAGAGTTTTGGTCAAGAACGAGTTGGATGGCCCTCCCTCCATCGATTTGCCTGATATGAGAATCTGACCATGTGACTTGGAAGTCCTGAAGAAAAGTGGCTGGTCGTGCAAAGGCTGAGAGGGAAAATAGTGAAAGGAAACAAAGGGAAATAGTAGCAGTAACACTACTCCTCATAGAGGGATACATGGCTATGATTCTGTCTCAGAAAATGAGAGTACTACTCTATACCAAGTTATTATGGGATTAATTTGCATGAATGTGTGATATAGATGAGAAGGTGTCGGCTATTTATACATGTATGCATATAGTTGGGAGAGTGATGATCGAGGAGAGATTAGTGATTAAGACTGTTGCTGCTTCCTAATGGAAAGGGGGCCATCATCATCACTAGCTTTGCTTTCCATCCAGCTCAT encodes the following:
- the LOC133722404 gene encoding probable xyloglucan endotransglucosylase/hydrolase protein 6, whose product is MYPSMRSSVTATISLCFLSLFSLSAFARPATFLQDFQVTWSDSHIRQIDGGRAIQLVLDQNSGCGFSSKHKYLFGRVSMKIKLIPGDSAGTVTAFYMNSDTDTVRDELDFEFLGNRTGQPYTVQTNIYAHGQGNREQRVNLWFDPAADFHTYTILWNHHHIVFYVDDVPIRLYKNNEAKGIPYPKLQPMGVFSTLWEADDWATRGGLEKINWSKAPFFAYYKDFDIEGCSVPGPANCASSTNNWWEGTAYQALNALEYRRYKWVRMNHMIYDYCSDRSRYPKPPPECVAGL